A single genomic interval of Lathyrus oleraceus cultivar Zhongwan6 chromosome 7, CAAS_Psat_ZW6_1.0, whole genome shotgun sequence harbors:
- the LOC127102225 gene encoding uncharacterized protein LOC127102225, whose protein sequence is MDKFCSMFGQQVSQEKTRIFFSRNASRCKRDQLVQVYGFCETSSLGKYLGVPLTRKASKKRDYLYIINEVNYKLTMWKGNQLAFARRVTLAKSVIEALLIYPIMTHDPEGSQEWLQDYANQLEELLKDEAQVFVMFASLKAESKAKIDEFPVVCHFPEVFPDDINDPPPEREVEFSIDLIPGTRSISMAPYRMSPTKLAELKKQLEDLLDKKFIRLSVLSWGDLVLLVKNKDGGMRLYIDYRQLNKVTIKSKYPLPIIDDLMDHLVGTCVFSKIDLRSGHHQIRVKDDIFKNAFRT, encoded by the exons ATGGACAAGTTTTGTAGCATGTTTGGGCAACAAGTAAGTCAAGAGAAAACTAGAATATTTTTCTCTAGAAACGCGAGTCGCTGTAAGCGTGATCAACTAGTGCAAGTTTATGGATTTTGTGAAACATCTTCTTTGGGAAAATATCTAGGAGTTCCTTTAACTAGAAAGGCTTCAAAGAAAAGGGATTATCTATACATTATTAATGAAGTGAACTATAAGCTTACTATGTGGAAAGGGAACCAACTAGCTTTCGCAAGAAGAGTTACTCTTGCTAAAAGTGTTATAGAAGCGCTTCTGATCTACCCTATAATGACT CATGATCCGGAGGGTTCTCAGGAATGGTTGCAGGATTATGCTAATCAATTGGAGGAACTACTGAAGGATGAAGCACAAGTTTTTGTGATGTTTGCATCCCTGAAGGCTGAAAGTAAAGCAAAGATAGATGAATTTCCGGTGGTGTGTCATTTTCCAGAGGTGTTTCCAGACGATATTAATGATCCTCCACCAGAAAGAGAAGTGGAATTCAGTATTGATTTGATACCAGGAACTAGATCGATATCtatggcaccgtatagaatgtctCCAACAaagttagctgaattgaagaaGCAATTGGAAGATTTACTTGATAAGAAGTTCATCAGGCTGAGTGTATTATCTTGGGGAGATCTGGTGTTATTAGTGAAAAATAAGGATGGCGGTATGAGATTGTATATAGATTACCGTCAGCTCAACAAGGTTACTATAAAGAGTAAATATCCACTTCCCATAATTGATGATCTTATGGACCATCTAGTGGGAACATGTGTGTTTAGTAAGATTGACTTGAGGTCGGGGCATCATCAGATAAGAGTGAAAGATGATATTTTTAAGAATGCCTTTAGAACTTAG